From Excalfactoria chinensis isolate bCotChi1 chromosome 4, bCotChi1.hap2, whole genome shotgun sequence, one genomic window encodes:
- the ADD1 gene encoding alpha-adducin isoform X5 → MNGDSGAAVVTSPPLTTAPHKERYFDRVDENNPDYLRERNMAPDLRQDFNMMEQKKRVSMILQSPAFCEELESMIQEQFKKGKNPTGLLALQQIADFMTTNVPNVYPAAPQGGMAALNMSLGMVTPVNDLRGSDSIAYEKGEKLLRCKLAAFYRLADLFGWSQLIYNHITARVNSEQEHFLIVPFGLLYSEVTASSLVKINIQGDVVDRGSTNLGVNQAGFTLHSAIYAARPDVKCIVHIHTPAGAAVSAMKCGLLPISPEALSLGEVAYHDYHGILVDDEEKVVIQKNLGPKSKVLILRNHGLVSVGETVEEAFYYIHNLVLACEIQVRTLASAGGPDNLVLLDPGKYKAKSRSPESPSGDGSVSHPKWQIGEQEFEALMRMLDNLGYRTGYPYRCPALREKSKKYSDVEIPASVTGYSFTSDGESGTCSPLRHSFQKQQREKTRWLNSGRGDDASEEGQNGGSPKSKTKVWTNITHDHVKPLLQSLSSGVCVPSCITNCLWTKEDGYRTATSTVPNLFVPLNTNPKEVQEMRNKIREQNLQDIKTAGPQSQVLSGVVVDRSLVQDAPLSDCTESIEGLDLTEQAFSPAKSLSVRKGELVTASKAIIEKEYQPKVIVSTTGPNPFNKLTDRELEEYRKEVERKQKGPEEPSEDGRHQKERSPPEHSSACIPPSTPMKAEEGDGYAKEYLLP, encoded by the exons ATGAATGGTGATTCTGGCGCAGCGGTGGTGACCTCGCCACCTCTAACAACAGCCCCTCATAAAGAGAGATATTTCGATCGAGTTGATGAAAATAATCCAGATTActtgagagagagaaatatgGCACCTGACCTTCGCCAGGATTTTAACATgatggaacagaagaaaagagtcTCCATGATCCTTCAAAGCCcg GCTTTTTGTGAAGAATTGGAGTCTATGATCCAGGAGCAATTTAAGAAGGGGAAGAATCCAACAGGTTTATTGGCTTTACAGCAGATTGCAGATTTTATGACAACAAATGTGCCAAATGTCtacccagcagcaccacaaggaggaatggctgcGTTAAACATGA GCCTTGGCATGGTGACACCAGTGAATGATCTCAGGGGGTCTGATTCCATTGCTTATGAAAAAGGGGAGAAGTTATTACGATGTAAATTGGCGGCTTTCTACAGATTAGCAGATCTCTTTGGCTGGTCTCAGCTTATTTACAATCATATAACA GCCAGAGTAAATTCTGAGCAGGAACACTTCCTCATTGTACCTTTTGGACTTCTTTACAGTGAAGTTACTGCCTCCAGTCTG gTTAAAATCAATATTCAGGGAGATGTAGTTGACCGTGGAAGCACTAACTTGGGAGTAAACCAAGCTGGTTTTACTTTGCACTCTGCAATTTACGCAGCTCGGCCTGATGTGAAATGCATTGTTCATATTCATACTCCAGCAGGGGCAGCG GTTTCTGCAATGAAGTGTGGTCTGTTGCCAATTTCACCTGAAGCCCTTTCTCTAGGGGAAGTAGCTTATCATGACTACCATGGTATCCTAGTGGATGATGAAGAAAAGGTGGTTATTCAGAAAAACTTGGGACCTAAAAGCAAG GTCCTTATTCTAAGAAACCACGGCTTAGTATCAGTTGGAGAGACTGTTGAGGAGGCTTTCTACTATATTCATAACCTAGTGCTTGCCTGTGAGATTCAA gTACGTACTCTGGCCAGTGCAGGTGGACCAGACAATTTAGTACTATTAGATCCTGGCAAGTATAAAGCCAAGTCTCGTTCCCCGGAGTCTCCATCAGGTGATGGTTCTGTATCCCATCCAAAATGGCAGATTGGTGAACAGGAGTTTGAAGCTCTTATGCGAATGCTTGATAATCTG GGTTACAGAACTGGCTATCCATACCGATGCCCTGCTCTGAGAGAGAAATCTAAAAAGTACAGCGATGTTGAGATTCCAGCTAGTGTCACAGGTTACTCCTTCACTAGCGATGGGGAATCAGGCACTTGCTCCCCCCTCAGACACAGTTTTCAGAAACAGCAACGAGAGAAGACAAGGTGGCTGAACTCTGGCCGAGGGGATGATGCTTCTGAAGAAGGGCAGAATGGTGGCAGTCCCAAGTCGAAGACTAAGGTGTGGACGAACATTACACACGATCACGTGAAACCCTTGCTGCAGTCTCTCTCGTCCGGTGTCTGCGTGCCAAGCTGTATTACCAACTGCTTG TGGACTAAAGAGGATGGATATAGAACTGCCACCTCTACTGTCCCTAACCTGTTTGTTCCATTGAACACTAATCCAAAGGAGGTCCAAGAAATGAGGAACAAG ATCCGAGAGCAAAATTTACAAGACATTAAAACTGCAGGCCCTCAGTCACAGGTTCTTTCTGGTGTAGTTGTGGACAGGAGTCTTGTACAG GATGCTCCCCTCTCAGACTGTACGGAATCTATTGAAGGGCTCGATCTCACAGAGCAGGCCTTTAGTCCCGCTAAATCTCTGTCTGTTAGAAAG GGAGAACTGGTGACTGCTTCAAAGGCAATAATTGAGAAGGAATATCAGCCCAAAGTGATAGTGAGCACAACAGGACCCAACCCCTTCAACAAACTCACCGATCGAGAGCTGGAGGAATATCGCAAAGAAgtagaaaggaagcagaaggggCCAGAAG AACCTTCAGAAGACGGCAGACACCAGAAAGAGAGAAGTCCCcctgagcacagctcagcatgcaTTCCCCCCAGCACGCCcatgaaagcagaggaag GAGATGGATATGCTAAAGAGTACCTGTTACCATA A
- the ADD1 gene encoding alpha-adducin isoform X1, protein MNGDSGAAVVTSPPLTTAPHKERYFDRVDENNPDYLRERNMAPDLRQDFNMMEQKKRVSMILQSPAFCEELESMIQEQFKKGKNPTGLLALQQIADFMTTNVPNVYPAAPQGGMAALNMSLGMVTPVNDLRGSDSIAYEKGEKLLRCKLAAFYRLADLFGWSQLIYNHITARVNSEQEHFLIVPFGLLYSEVTASSLVKINIQGDVVDRGSTNLGVNQAGFTLHSAIYAARPDVKCIVHIHTPAGAAVSAMKCGLLPISPEALSLGEVAYHDYHGILVDDEEKVVIQKNLGPKSKVLILRNHGLVSVGETVEEAFYYIHNLVLACEIQVRTLASAGGPDNLVLLDPGKYKAKSRSPESPSGDGSVSHPKWQIGEQEFEALMRMLDNLGYRTGYPYRCPALREKSKKYSDVEIPASVTGYSFTSDGESGTCSPLRHSFQKQQREKTRWLNSGRGDDASEEGQNGGSPKSKTKVWTNITHDHVKPLLQSLSSGVCVPSCITNCLWTKEDGYRTATSTVPNLFVPLNTNPKEVQEMRNKIREQNLQDIKTAGPQSQVLSGVVVDRSLVQDAPLSDCTESIEGLDLTEQAFSPAKSLSVRKGELVTASKAIIEKEYQPKVIVSTTGPNPFNKLTDRELEEYRKEVERKQKGPEEPSEDGRHQKERSPPEHSSACIPPSTPMKAEEETQQDQTYRDDSDAATLKQTLPDLTPDEPSEALSFPPLGKEEGRCDEDVSKSQTESPAAADKEPQPQPEEPATPTAEEGTAADAGSDESPGKSPSKKKKKFRTPSFLKKSKKKSDS, encoded by the exons ATGAATGGTGATTCTGGCGCAGCGGTGGTGACCTCGCCACCTCTAACAACAGCCCCTCATAAAGAGAGATATTTCGATCGAGTTGATGAAAATAATCCAGATTActtgagagagagaaatatgGCACCTGACCTTCGCCAGGATTTTAACATgatggaacagaagaaaagagtcTCCATGATCCTTCAAAGCCcg GCTTTTTGTGAAGAATTGGAGTCTATGATCCAGGAGCAATTTAAGAAGGGGAAGAATCCAACAGGTTTATTGGCTTTACAGCAGATTGCAGATTTTATGACAACAAATGTGCCAAATGTCtacccagcagcaccacaaggaggaatggctgcGTTAAACATGA GCCTTGGCATGGTGACACCAGTGAATGATCTCAGGGGGTCTGATTCCATTGCTTATGAAAAAGGGGAGAAGTTATTACGATGTAAATTGGCGGCTTTCTACAGATTAGCAGATCTCTTTGGCTGGTCTCAGCTTATTTACAATCATATAACA GCCAGAGTAAATTCTGAGCAGGAACACTTCCTCATTGTACCTTTTGGACTTCTTTACAGTGAAGTTACTGCCTCCAGTCTG gTTAAAATCAATATTCAGGGAGATGTAGTTGACCGTGGAAGCACTAACTTGGGAGTAAACCAAGCTGGTTTTACTTTGCACTCTGCAATTTACGCAGCTCGGCCTGATGTGAAATGCATTGTTCATATTCATACTCCAGCAGGGGCAGCG GTTTCTGCAATGAAGTGTGGTCTGTTGCCAATTTCACCTGAAGCCCTTTCTCTAGGGGAAGTAGCTTATCATGACTACCATGGTATCCTAGTGGATGATGAAGAAAAGGTGGTTATTCAGAAAAACTTGGGACCTAAAAGCAAG GTCCTTATTCTAAGAAACCACGGCTTAGTATCAGTTGGAGAGACTGTTGAGGAGGCTTTCTACTATATTCATAACCTAGTGCTTGCCTGTGAGATTCAA gTACGTACTCTGGCCAGTGCAGGTGGACCAGACAATTTAGTACTATTAGATCCTGGCAAGTATAAAGCCAAGTCTCGTTCCCCGGAGTCTCCATCAGGTGATGGTTCTGTATCCCATCCAAAATGGCAGATTGGTGAACAGGAGTTTGAAGCTCTTATGCGAATGCTTGATAATCTG GGTTACAGAACTGGCTATCCATACCGATGCCCTGCTCTGAGAGAGAAATCTAAAAAGTACAGCGATGTTGAGATTCCAGCTAGTGTCACAGGTTACTCCTTCACTAGCGATGGGGAATCAGGCACTTGCTCCCCCCTCAGACACAGTTTTCAGAAACAGCAACGAGAGAAGACAAGGTGGCTGAACTCTGGCCGAGGGGATGATGCTTCTGAAGAAGGGCAGAATGGTGGCAGTCCCAAGTCGAAGACTAAGGTGTGGACGAACATTACACACGATCACGTGAAACCCTTGCTGCAGTCTCTCTCGTCCGGTGTCTGCGTGCCAAGCTGTATTACCAACTGCTTG TGGACTAAAGAGGATGGATATAGAACTGCCACCTCTACTGTCCCTAACCTGTTTGTTCCATTGAACACTAATCCAAAGGAGGTCCAAGAAATGAGGAACAAG ATCCGAGAGCAAAATTTACAAGACATTAAAACTGCAGGCCCTCAGTCACAGGTTCTTTCTGGTGTAGTTGTGGACAGGAGTCTTGTACAG GATGCTCCCCTCTCAGACTGTACGGAATCTATTGAAGGGCTCGATCTCACAGAGCAGGCCTTTAGTCCCGCTAAATCTCTGTCTGTTAGAAAG GGAGAACTGGTGACTGCTTCAAAGGCAATAATTGAGAAGGAATATCAGCCCAAAGTGATAGTGAGCACAACAGGACCCAACCCCTTCAACAAACTCACCGATCGAGAGCTGGAGGAATATCGCAAAGAAgtagaaaggaagcagaaggggCCAGAAG AACCTTCAGAAGACGGCAGACACCAGAAAGAGAGAAGTCCCcctgagcacagctcagcatgcaTTCCCCCCAGCACGCCcatgaaagcagaggaag AGACACAACAGGACCAGACCTACAGAGATGACAGTGATGCTGCAACTTTGAAGCAAACCCTCCCAGATCTCACCCCCGATGAGCCTTCAGAAGCACTCAGCTTCCCTCCCttaggaaaggaggaagggagatgCGATGAAGATGTGTCCAAAAGCCAAACAGAATCACCTGCGGCAGCAGATAAGGAACCCCAGCCTCAGCCTGAAGAGCCGGCGACTCCAACAGCTGAGGAGGGGACGGCGGCTGATGCAGGCAGTGATGAATCTCCGGGAAAGTCCccatccaaaaagaaaaagaagtttcgcactccttccttcctgaagaagagcaaaaagaagagTGACTCCTAA
- the ADD1 gene encoding alpha-adducin isoform X7 has translation MNGDSGAAVVTSPPLTTAPHKERYFDRVDENNPDYLRERNMAPDLRQDFNMMEQKKRVSMILQSPAFCEELESMIQEQFKKGKNPTGLLALQQIADFMTTNVPNVYPAAPQGGMAALNMSLGMVTPVNDLRGSDSIAYEKGEKLLRCKLAAFYRLADLFGWSQLIYNHITARVNSEQEHFLIVPFGLLYSEVTASSLVKINIQGDVVDRGSTNLGVNQAGFTLHSAIYAARPDVKCIVHIHTPAGAAVSAMKCGLLPISPEALSLGEVAYHDYHGILVDDEEKVVIQKNLGPKSKVLILRNHGLVSVGETVEEAFYYIHNLVLACEIQVRTLASAGGPDNLVLLDPGKYKAKSRSPESPSGDGSVSHPKWQIGEQEFEALMRMLDNLGYRTGYPYRCPALREKSKKYSDVEIPASVTGYSFTSDGESGTCSPLRHSFQKQQREKTRWLNSGRGDDASEEGQNGGSPKSKTKVWTNITHDHVKPLLQSLSSGVCVPSCITNCLWTKEDGYRTATSTVPNLFVPLNTNPKEVQEMRNKIREQNLQDIKTAGPQSQVLSGVVVDRSLVQGELVTASKAIIEKEYQPKVIVSTTGPNPFNKLTDRELEEYRKEVERKQKGPEEPSEDGRHQKERSPPEHSSACIPPSTPMKAEEGDGYAKEYLLP, from the exons ATGAATGGTGATTCTGGCGCAGCGGTGGTGACCTCGCCACCTCTAACAACAGCCCCTCATAAAGAGAGATATTTCGATCGAGTTGATGAAAATAATCCAGATTActtgagagagagaaatatgGCACCTGACCTTCGCCAGGATTTTAACATgatggaacagaagaaaagagtcTCCATGATCCTTCAAAGCCcg GCTTTTTGTGAAGAATTGGAGTCTATGATCCAGGAGCAATTTAAGAAGGGGAAGAATCCAACAGGTTTATTGGCTTTACAGCAGATTGCAGATTTTATGACAACAAATGTGCCAAATGTCtacccagcagcaccacaaggaggaatggctgcGTTAAACATGA GCCTTGGCATGGTGACACCAGTGAATGATCTCAGGGGGTCTGATTCCATTGCTTATGAAAAAGGGGAGAAGTTATTACGATGTAAATTGGCGGCTTTCTACAGATTAGCAGATCTCTTTGGCTGGTCTCAGCTTATTTACAATCATATAACA GCCAGAGTAAATTCTGAGCAGGAACACTTCCTCATTGTACCTTTTGGACTTCTTTACAGTGAAGTTACTGCCTCCAGTCTG gTTAAAATCAATATTCAGGGAGATGTAGTTGACCGTGGAAGCACTAACTTGGGAGTAAACCAAGCTGGTTTTACTTTGCACTCTGCAATTTACGCAGCTCGGCCTGATGTGAAATGCATTGTTCATATTCATACTCCAGCAGGGGCAGCG GTTTCTGCAATGAAGTGTGGTCTGTTGCCAATTTCACCTGAAGCCCTTTCTCTAGGGGAAGTAGCTTATCATGACTACCATGGTATCCTAGTGGATGATGAAGAAAAGGTGGTTATTCAGAAAAACTTGGGACCTAAAAGCAAG GTCCTTATTCTAAGAAACCACGGCTTAGTATCAGTTGGAGAGACTGTTGAGGAGGCTTTCTACTATATTCATAACCTAGTGCTTGCCTGTGAGATTCAA gTACGTACTCTGGCCAGTGCAGGTGGACCAGACAATTTAGTACTATTAGATCCTGGCAAGTATAAAGCCAAGTCTCGTTCCCCGGAGTCTCCATCAGGTGATGGTTCTGTATCCCATCCAAAATGGCAGATTGGTGAACAGGAGTTTGAAGCTCTTATGCGAATGCTTGATAATCTG GGTTACAGAACTGGCTATCCATACCGATGCCCTGCTCTGAGAGAGAAATCTAAAAAGTACAGCGATGTTGAGATTCCAGCTAGTGTCACAGGTTACTCCTTCACTAGCGATGGGGAATCAGGCACTTGCTCCCCCCTCAGACACAGTTTTCAGAAACAGCAACGAGAGAAGACAAGGTGGCTGAACTCTGGCCGAGGGGATGATGCTTCTGAAGAAGGGCAGAATGGTGGCAGTCCCAAGTCGAAGACTAAGGTGTGGACGAACATTACACACGATCACGTGAAACCCTTGCTGCAGTCTCTCTCGTCCGGTGTCTGCGTGCCAAGCTGTATTACCAACTGCTTG TGGACTAAAGAGGATGGATATAGAACTGCCACCTCTACTGTCCCTAACCTGTTTGTTCCATTGAACACTAATCCAAAGGAGGTCCAAGAAATGAGGAACAAG ATCCGAGAGCAAAATTTACAAGACATTAAAACTGCAGGCCCTCAGTCACAGGTTCTTTCTGGTGTAGTTGTGGACAGGAGTCTTGTACAG GGAGAACTGGTGACTGCTTCAAAGGCAATAATTGAGAAGGAATATCAGCCCAAAGTGATAGTGAGCACAACAGGACCCAACCCCTTCAACAAACTCACCGATCGAGAGCTGGAGGAATATCGCAAAGAAgtagaaaggaagcagaaggggCCAGAAG AACCTTCAGAAGACGGCAGACACCAGAAAGAGAGAAGTCCCcctgagcacagctcagcatgcaTTCCCCCCAGCACGCCcatgaaagcagaggaag GAGATGGATATGCTAAAGAGTACCTGTTACCATA A
- the ADD1 gene encoding alpha-adducin isoform X2: MNGDSGAAVVTSPPLTTAPHKERYFDRVDENNPDYLRERNMAPDLRQDFNMMEQKKRVSMILQSPAFCEELESMIQEQFKKGKNPTGLLALQQIADFMTTNVPNVYPAAPQGGMAALNMSLGMVTPVNDLRGSDSIAYEKGEKLLRCKLAAFYRLADLFGWSQLIYNHITARVNSEQEHFLIVPFGLLYSEVTASSLVKINIQGDVVDRGSTNLGVNQAGFTLHSAIYAARPDVKCIVHIHTPAGAAVSAMKCGLLPISPEALSLGEVAYHDYHGILVDDEEKVVIQKNLGPKSKVLILRNHGLVSVGETVEEAFYYIHNLVLACEIQVRTLASAGGPDNLVLLDPGKYKAKSRSPESPSGDGSVSHPKWQIGEQEFEALMRMLDNLGYRTGYPYRCPALREKSKKYSDVEIPASVTGYSFTSDGESGTCSPLRHSFQKQQREKTRWLNSGRGDDASEEGQNGGSPKSKTKVWTNITHDHVKPLLQSLSSGVCVPSCITNCLWTKEDGYRTATSTVPNLFVPLNTNPKEVQEMRNKIREQNLQDIKTAGPQSQVLSGVVVDRSLVQGELVTASKAIIEKEYQPKVIVSTTGPNPFNKLTDRELEEYRKEVERKQKGPEEPSEDGRHQKERSPPEHSSACIPPSTPMKAEEETQQDQTYRDDSDAATLKQTLPDLTPDEPSEALSFPPLGKEEGRCDEDVSKSQTESPAAADKEPQPQPEEPATPTAEEGTAADAGSDESPGKSPSKKKKKFRTPSFLKKSKKKSDS, from the exons ATGAATGGTGATTCTGGCGCAGCGGTGGTGACCTCGCCACCTCTAACAACAGCCCCTCATAAAGAGAGATATTTCGATCGAGTTGATGAAAATAATCCAGATTActtgagagagagaaatatgGCACCTGACCTTCGCCAGGATTTTAACATgatggaacagaagaaaagagtcTCCATGATCCTTCAAAGCCcg GCTTTTTGTGAAGAATTGGAGTCTATGATCCAGGAGCAATTTAAGAAGGGGAAGAATCCAACAGGTTTATTGGCTTTACAGCAGATTGCAGATTTTATGACAACAAATGTGCCAAATGTCtacccagcagcaccacaaggaggaatggctgcGTTAAACATGA GCCTTGGCATGGTGACACCAGTGAATGATCTCAGGGGGTCTGATTCCATTGCTTATGAAAAAGGGGAGAAGTTATTACGATGTAAATTGGCGGCTTTCTACAGATTAGCAGATCTCTTTGGCTGGTCTCAGCTTATTTACAATCATATAACA GCCAGAGTAAATTCTGAGCAGGAACACTTCCTCATTGTACCTTTTGGACTTCTTTACAGTGAAGTTACTGCCTCCAGTCTG gTTAAAATCAATATTCAGGGAGATGTAGTTGACCGTGGAAGCACTAACTTGGGAGTAAACCAAGCTGGTTTTACTTTGCACTCTGCAATTTACGCAGCTCGGCCTGATGTGAAATGCATTGTTCATATTCATACTCCAGCAGGGGCAGCG GTTTCTGCAATGAAGTGTGGTCTGTTGCCAATTTCACCTGAAGCCCTTTCTCTAGGGGAAGTAGCTTATCATGACTACCATGGTATCCTAGTGGATGATGAAGAAAAGGTGGTTATTCAGAAAAACTTGGGACCTAAAAGCAAG GTCCTTATTCTAAGAAACCACGGCTTAGTATCAGTTGGAGAGACTGTTGAGGAGGCTTTCTACTATATTCATAACCTAGTGCTTGCCTGTGAGATTCAA gTACGTACTCTGGCCAGTGCAGGTGGACCAGACAATTTAGTACTATTAGATCCTGGCAAGTATAAAGCCAAGTCTCGTTCCCCGGAGTCTCCATCAGGTGATGGTTCTGTATCCCATCCAAAATGGCAGATTGGTGAACAGGAGTTTGAAGCTCTTATGCGAATGCTTGATAATCTG GGTTACAGAACTGGCTATCCATACCGATGCCCTGCTCTGAGAGAGAAATCTAAAAAGTACAGCGATGTTGAGATTCCAGCTAGTGTCACAGGTTACTCCTTCACTAGCGATGGGGAATCAGGCACTTGCTCCCCCCTCAGACACAGTTTTCAGAAACAGCAACGAGAGAAGACAAGGTGGCTGAACTCTGGCCGAGGGGATGATGCTTCTGAAGAAGGGCAGAATGGTGGCAGTCCCAAGTCGAAGACTAAGGTGTGGACGAACATTACACACGATCACGTGAAACCCTTGCTGCAGTCTCTCTCGTCCGGTGTCTGCGTGCCAAGCTGTATTACCAACTGCTTG TGGACTAAAGAGGATGGATATAGAACTGCCACCTCTACTGTCCCTAACCTGTTTGTTCCATTGAACACTAATCCAAAGGAGGTCCAAGAAATGAGGAACAAG ATCCGAGAGCAAAATTTACAAGACATTAAAACTGCAGGCCCTCAGTCACAGGTTCTTTCTGGTGTAGTTGTGGACAGGAGTCTTGTACAG GGAGAACTGGTGACTGCTTCAAAGGCAATAATTGAGAAGGAATATCAGCCCAAAGTGATAGTGAGCACAACAGGACCCAACCCCTTCAACAAACTCACCGATCGAGAGCTGGAGGAATATCGCAAAGAAgtagaaaggaagcagaaggggCCAGAAG AACCTTCAGAAGACGGCAGACACCAGAAAGAGAGAAGTCCCcctgagcacagctcagcatgcaTTCCCCCCAGCACGCCcatgaaagcagaggaag AGACACAACAGGACCAGACCTACAGAGATGACAGTGATGCTGCAACTTTGAAGCAAACCCTCCCAGATCTCACCCCCGATGAGCCTTCAGAAGCACTCAGCTTCCCTCCCttaggaaaggaggaagggagatgCGATGAAGATGTGTCCAAAAGCCAAACAGAATCACCTGCGGCAGCAGATAAGGAACCCCAGCCTCAGCCTGAAGAGCCGGCGACTCCAACAGCTGAGGAGGGGACGGCGGCTGATGCAGGCAGTGATGAATCTCCGGGAAAGTCCccatccaaaaagaaaaagaagtttcgcactccttccttcctgaagaagagcaaaaagaagagTGACTCCTAA
- the ADD1 gene encoding alpha-adducin isoform X6, with protein sequence MNGDSGAAVVTSPPLTTAPHKERYFDRVDENNPDYLRERNMAPDLRQDFNMMEQKKRVSMILQSPAFCEELESMIQEQFKKGKNPTGLLALQQIADFMTTNVPNVYPAAPQGGMAALNMSLGMVTPVNDLRGSDSIAYEKGEKLLRCKLAAFYRLADLFGWSQLIYNHITARVNSEQEHFLIVPFGLLYSEVTASSLVKINIQGDVVDRGSTNLGVNQAGFTLHSAIYAARPDVKCIVHIHTPAGAAVSAMKCGLLPISPEALSLGEVAYHDYHGILVDDEEKVVIQKNLGPKSKVLILRNHGLVSVGETVEEAFYYIHNLVLACEIQVRTLASAGGPDNLVLLDPGKYKAKSRSPESPSGDGSVSHPKWQIGEQEFEALMRMLDNLGYRTGYPYRCPALREKSKKYSDVEIPASVTGYSFTSDGESGTCSPLRHSFQKQQREKTRWLNSGRGDDASEEGQNGGSPKSKTKVWTNITHDHVKPLLQSLSSGVCVPSCITNCLWTKEDGYRTATSTVPNLFVPLNTNPKEVQEMRNKIREQNLQDIKTAGPQSQVLSGVVVDRSLVQDAPLSDCTESIEGLDLTEQAFSPAKSLSVRKGELVTASKAIIEKEYQPKVIVSTTGPNPFNKLTDRELEEYRKEVERKQKGPEEPSEDGRHQKERSPPEHSSACIPPSTPMKAEEGDGYAKEYLLP encoded by the exons ATGAATGGTGATTCTGGCGCAGCGGTGGTGACCTCGCCACCTCTAACAACAGCCCCTCATAAAGAGAGATATTTCGATCGAGTTGATGAAAATAATCCAGATTActtgagagagagaaatatgGCACCTGACCTTCGCCAGGATTTTAACATgatggaacagaagaaaagagtcTCCATGATCCTTCAAAGCCcg GCTTTTTGTGAAGAATTGGAGTCTATGATCCAGGAGCAATTTAAGAAGGGGAAGAATCCAACAGGTTTATTGGCTTTACAGCAGATTGCAGATTTTATGACAACAAATGTGCCAAATGTCtacccagcagcaccacaaggaggaatggctgcGTTAAACATGA GCCTTGGCATGGTGACACCAGTGAATGATCTCAGGGGGTCTGATTCCATTGCTTATGAAAAAGGGGAGAAGTTATTACGATGTAAATTGGCGGCTTTCTACAGATTAGCAGATCTCTTTGGCTGGTCTCAGCTTATTTACAATCATATAACA GCCAGAGTAAATTCTGAGCAGGAACACTTCCTCATTGTACCTTTTGGACTTCTTTACAGTGAAGTTACTGCCTCCAGTCTG gTTAAAATCAATATTCAGGGAGATGTAGTTGACCGTGGAAGCACTAACTTGGGAGTAAACCAAGCTGGTTTTACTTTGCACTCTGCAATTTACGCAGCTCGGCCTGATGTGAAATGCATTGTTCATATTCATACTCCAGCAGGGGCAGCG GTTTCTGCAATGAAGTGTGGTCTGTTGCCAATTTCACCTGAAGCCCTTTCTCTAGGGGAAGTAGCTTATCATGACTACCATGGTATCCTAGTGGATGATGAAGAAAAGGTGGTTATTCAGAAAAACTTGGGACCTAAAAGCAAG GTCCTTATTCTAAGAAACCACGGCTTAGTATCAGTTGGAGAGACTGTTGAGGAGGCTTTCTACTATATTCATAACCTAGTGCTTGCCTGTGAGATTCAA gTACGTACTCTGGCCAGTGCAGGTGGACCAGACAATTTAGTACTATTAGATCCTGGCAAGTATAAAGCCAAGTCTCGTTCCCCGGAGTCTCCATCAGGTGATGGTTCTGTATCCCATCCAAAATGGCAGATTGGTGAACAGGAGTTTGAAGCTCTTATGCGAATGCTTGATAATCTG GGTTACAGAACTGGCTATCCATACCGATGCCCTGCTCTGAGAGAGAAATCTAAAAAGTACAGCGATGTTGAGATTCCAGCTAGTGTCACAGGTTACTCCTTCACTAGCGATGGGGAATCAGGCACTTGCTCCCCCCTCAGACACAGTTTTCAGAAACAGCAACGAGAGAAGACAAGGTGGCTGAACTCTGGCCGAGGGGATGATGCTTCTGAAGAAGGGCAGAATGGTGGCAGTCCCAAGTCGAAGACTAAGGTGTGGACGAACATTACACACGATCACGTGAAACCCTTGCTGCAGTCTCTCTCGTCCGGTGTCTGCGTGCCAAGCTGTATTACCAACTGCTTG TGGACTAAAGAGGATGGATATAGAACTGCCACCTCTACTGTCCCTAACCTGTTTGTTCCATTGAACACTAATCCAAAGGAGGTCCAAGAAATGAGGAACAAG ATCCGAGAGCAAAATTTACAAGACATTAAAACTGCAGGCCCTCAGTCACAGGTTCTTTCTGGTGTAGTTGTGGACAGGAGTCTTGTACAG GATGCTCCCCTCTCAGACTGTACGGAATCTATTGAAGGGCTCGATCTCACAGAGCAGGCCTTTAGTCCCGCTAAATCTCTGTCTGTTAGAAAG GGAGAACTGGTGACTGCTTCAAAGGCAATAATTGAGAAGGAATATCAGCCCAAAGTGATAGTGAGCACAACAGGACCCAACCCCTTCAACAAACTCACCGATCGAGAGCTGGAGGAATATCGCAAAGAAgtagaaaggaagcagaaggggCCAGAAG AACCTTCAGAAGACGGCAGACACCAGAAAGAGAGAAGTCCCcctgagcacagctcagcatgcaTTCCCCCCAGCACGCCcatgaaagcagaggaag GAGATGGATATGCTAAAGAGTACCTGTTACCATAG